In the genome of Pseudobacteriovorax antillogorgiicola, the window CCTCATCCATGGAGATATCTAGGGTTGGATCTCCTTCAAACTCGTATACAACGTTGCCATCAGAAGACTTCAAATTTACTTGGGTTAGACTAAGTGTAACTCCTTCATCAGTCTCAAATTCTGAACCTGATAGAATCACTGAGACCTCGGGCTTAGCCTTTTTTTCTTTTCCCTCAAAATCCTTTGGATTGCCAATATGAATGCTACAGCCGGTGAGCAACAGGAATGCTCCCCACCACTGACCTAGTTTTATTATTTTTATCTTTGATCCCATTTATACCCTCTATACCTACTCTCTCAGTTATCTAAATGACTCACGGGAAATAATTGAACGTTAAGTTGAACGACCTTCTTCTTATTCTCTACAGATTCCAGCCTAGCCTGAAGGGCTTCGTTGAAATCGTGAATCAATGTCTTTACCTCTTGAAGTGTTTGTTCATCACAGCTAAAAGTGACAGAACTAATGTCACGCTGTTCGTGGCTGACTCTTGTAATGGAGTCTTTGGCTAGCTCAATCATTCTCTGGTGATATCTTATAAAGCCAATTCCAGTAACTTCATGACCACTAGTAATCGTGGTCTTTTGAGGCTTGTAACGATTTGCTTCAGCATCAAATTCGATGAGTCCAAGGTTCTCAAGAAGTGCAACACTTTCTTCAACCTGCTTAATTTTAATACTTGGATTAACCTGGGAAGCAATCCAGTTCAGATCATTCCTACATTGATCTAGTTGAAGGACTTCAAGGACAATGGGGTGATACCAAACACTAAAGAACTCAAGCCACCTGCGATCTTGCTCGGATTCGAGAACATCCATTTTCAAGGCAACCAGCCTGGTGAAGATCTCATCCCGCTTGATACCTGAAATCTCATTGCGATACTCCACCAAAGTCTCAAAGTACTTTTTCTGGGTACTCTTTAAGTCAAGAGCAATACATATCTTTTTTGCTGACTTGAGTGTGAGTTTCCGGTAACCTCTTACAATTTGGTGGATCACGTTGGTTCCTGAGAAACCCAAATCTGTTGCAAATTGGATATAAGAATAGCTTTCAGATTGGGCCTTAACCGACTCGTAGATCTTCTCTATATATTGTATGCAATCAAGATACGCTGTAACGGGGTTATCCCTGCAGAATTCCTTGATTAATTTCTTGCCTGTTCGCAATGCCATATGATTCCCTCTATTCGATACACCTTCATCGGCATTTCCTATCAAAACTTTAGAGTAGCCAAATATTTTGTATACTTCTTGATCGCCACATAGTGACTTCGATATACATATTTTTGTATACTTTCATAATTCTATAACTAGCTGCTTATATTTATTTATATTGCTTATCACTAAAGTATTTTGAGATTTTGCCGATAGGTTTTGTAGATTTCAGGCAAGAACGAAGCTGGAATCTAGGGGTAAATTTTGGATATACATAAGGGGTTTGAGATGCACTACGATAAGTCATGGAATCTAGAGGCGATTCGCACCACACAAGAGAACATTGGTAAAGAACTGCTACCATTTCTTCAAAATGATATGTATGTCCAAGGCATCGAGCACTGCCTTCACAAGATCCTGCCCCTTGAAGATAACCAGCACAGCGATCTGACGATCGTATGCTATATTATTAGTACACTGAACCTAATCTCATTTTCACGAGAAGCAAATACAGAATATAAGGTGCTCGTCGCGAAGCTAGAGAAAATCGCTAAAGCATTGTTAGACAAGAACAATATCAAAGCAGGGAAGTCAAAGCTTAGTTTTCTTCATGGTCAACTCAAGCAAAGCCTAGCAGCCATACTAAAGAGTGATGGAGATACTTG includes:
- a CDS encoding TIGR02147 family protein produces the protein MALRTGKKLIKEFCRDNPVTAYLDCIQYIEKIYESVKAQSESYSYIQFATDLGFSGTNVIHQIVRGYRKLTLKSAKKICIALDLKSTQKKYFETLVEYRNEISGIKRDEIFTRLVALKMDVLESEQDRRWLEFFSVWYHPIVLEVLQLDQCRNDLNWIASQVNPSIKIKQVEESVALLENLGLIEFDAEANRYKPQKTTITSGHEVTGIGFIRYHQRMIELAKDSITRVSHEQRDISSVTFSCDEQTLQEVKTLIHDFNEALQARLESVENKKKVVQLNVQLFPVSHLDN